A part of Larimichthys crocea isolate SSNF chromosome VII, L_crocea_2.0, whole genome shotgun sequence genomic DNA contains:
- the mcamb gene encoding melanoma cell adhesion molecule b isoform X2, protein MAVRDAASLLVGLLILCHTWGAWANIEVNMEDRVEVFRGDTAQIACMFKSSEGIGAMIIQWFYVTWLGEKQRLYYQDSTTKIPERGTPFTDRISVNDTGASGEVVLTINNVQLADELEFICLVKSLSEAPGEGRTKLKVFETPELPTIQGVQTGISVNDDGLSPIASCLVTNGFPKPNITWYRNHTPLRNIDDEVKVNPSSTSESTGLYTVSSQLNMKVVKANKDDQFYCEVTYFVPGGIRMTETNRINITVLYPSTEVSIWVDSPKGKIKEGDVVELHCQGNGNSPTEIMTISHNQTGQIWDGKMLELHNVTRLHNGQYQCGIVELDTMEEIRGVTSVFVNYLDAAVVMPKDTILVTQGEELKATCNALSSLQTDTTWFKNGKVVTKGHSLMLKDATFDTAGTYMCVVTVPEIEGMQTSEVLHVKVQGPPKIMEQEHKDLEESVGNAVDLSCNVRGFPAPSVTWTTSDGKVIETATKEETEDGVHSVVSIEVTSDITAFCNATNEYGTDAVTFAIKATINTTTPANTTTTTTTTSTTTPMPSSTVKAKTAIPPKKIKQGEGRGVIIAVVIICILLLAILGSTLYFLYKKGKICGRSGKQDLTKEKSSKDNIVVEMKSDNTEEAVLLEVNGEKRPPSDQ, encoded by the exons CCTGGGCTAATATCGAAGTGAACATGGAAGACAGAGTGGAGGTGTTCAGAGGAGATACGGCTCAGATCGCCTGCATGTTCAAATCATCTGAAGGCATCGGCGCGATGATCATACAGTGGTTCTAT GTGACATGGTTGGGTGAGAAGCAGAGACTCTACTACCAGGACTCCACCACAAAGATTCCAGAGCGAGGCACACCGTTCACCGACCGGATTAGTGTGAATGATACCGGAGCCTCGGGAGAGGTGGTGTTGACTATCAACAACGTGCAGCTGGCAGACGAACTGGAATTCATCTGTCTCGTCAAAAGTCTATCAGAGGCACCTGGGGAGGGACGTACAAAGCTGAAAGTGTTTG AAACACCAGAGCTTCCTACCATTCAGGGTGTGCAAACAGGGATCTCAGTGAACGATGACGGCCTGTCCCCG ATTGCGTCATGCCTTGTCACCAATGGCTTCCCGAAGCCAAACATCACTTGGTACAGAAACCACACGCCACTACGCAATATAGACGATG AGGTGAAAGTCAATCCTAGCAGCACTAGTGAATCCACTGGTCTGTACACAGTCAGCAGTCAGCTAAACATGAAGGTGGTGAAGGCGAACAAAGATGATCAGTTCTACTGTGAGGTCACCTACTTTGTTCCTGGAGGAATCAGGATGACCGAGACCAACCGTATTAACATTACTGTACTCT atCCATCCACGGAAGTAAGTATTTGGGTGGATTCACCAAAGGGCAAAATCAAGGAAGGGGACGTGGTCGAGCTTCACTGCCAAGGCAACGGGAATAGTCCAACGGAAATTATGACAATCAGTCATAACCAG ACTGGTCAGATTTGGGACGGCAAAATGTTGGAGCTGCATAATGTGACCCGTCTACACAATGGACAGTATCAGTGTGGCATAGTAGAGTTGGACACCATGGAGGAGATCCGTGGAGTTACCTCCGTGTTTGTCAACT atctCGATGCTGCTGTGGTGATGCCCAAAGACACTATTCTGGTGACCCAAGGAGAGGAGCTGAAAGCCACCTGCAACGCCCTCTCttctctgcagacagacacaacttGGTTTAAG AACGGAAAGGTGGTTACAAAGGGCCACAGTTTGATGCTGAAGGACGCTACGTTTGACACAGCAGGgacatatatgtgtgtggtgaCTGTTCCTGAGATCGAGGGAATGCAAACCAGTGAGGTACTTCATGTTAAAGTCCAAG GCCCACCAAAGATCATGGAGCAGGAGCACAAAGATTTGGAGGAGAGTGTTGGTAACGCAGTCGATTTGAGCTGCAATGTCAGAGGTTTCCCTGCTCCCAGTGTTACCTGGACCACCTCAGATGGAAAG GTTATCGAGACAGCAACCAAAGAAGAAACCGAGGATGGGGTTCACAGCGTGGTCAGTATCGAGGTCACCTCTGACATCACTGCTTTCTGCAATGCCACCAACGAATACGGCACTGACGCCGTAACCTTCGCCATCAAAGCCA CGATAAACACCACCACACCagccaacaccaccaccaccactactactactagcaCTACCACTCCTATGCCCTCTAGCACAG TCAAAGCCAAAACAGCTATCCCACCAAAGAAAATCAAGCAAG GAGAGGGCAGAGGTGTCATCATTGCAGTCGTCATTATCTGCATCCTGCTGCTGGCCATCTTGGGGAGTACGCTCTACTTCCTGTACAAAAAGGGCAAGATCTGTGGTCGATCCGGCAAGCAGGACCT CACCAAAGAGAAGTCCAGCAAAGATAACATCGTGGTGGAGATGAAGAGCGACAACACAGAGGAAGCCGTGCTGCTCGAGGTCAACGGAGAAAAGCGACCTCCCAGCGACCAG TAA
- the mcamb gene encoding melanoma cell adhesion molecule b isoform X1, with translation MAVRDAASLLVGLLILCHTWGAWANIEVNMEDRVEVFRGDTAQIACMFKSSEGIGAMIIQWFYVTWLGEKQRLYYQDSTTKIPERGTPFTDRISVNDTGASGEVVLTINNVQLADELEFICLVKSLSEAPGEGRTKLKVFETPELPTIQGVQTGISVNDDGLSPIASCLVTNGFPKPNITWYRNHTPLRNIDDEVKVNPSSTSESTGLYTVSSQLNMKVVKANKDDQFYCEVTYFVPGGIRMTETNRINITVLYPSTEVSIWVDSPKGKIKEGDVVELHCQGNGNSPTEIMTISHNQTGQIWDGKMLELHNVTRLHNGQYQCGIVELDTMEEIRGVTSVFVNYLDAAVVMPKDTILVTQGEELKATCNALSSLQTDTTWFKNGKVVTKGHSLMLKDATFDTAGTYMCVVTVPEIEGMQTSEVLHVKVQGPPKIMEQEHKDLEESVGNAVDLSCNVRGFPAPSVTWTTSDGKVIETATKEETEDGVHSVVSIEVTSDITAFCNATNEYGTDAVTFAIKATINTTTPANTTTTTTTTSTTTPMPSSTVKAKTAIPPKKIKQGEGRGVIIAVVIICILLLAILGSTLYFLYKKGKICGRSGKQDLTKEKSSKDNIVVEMKSDNTEEAVLLEVNGEKRPPSDQGGEYLDVQK, from the exons CCTGGGCTAATATCGAAGTGAACATGGAAGACAGAGTGGAGGTGTTCAGAGGAGATACGGCTCAGATCGCCTGCATGTTCAAATCATCTGAAGGCATCGGCGCGATGATCATACAGTGGTTCTAT GTGACATGGTTGGGTGAGAAGCAGAGACTCTACTACCAGGACTCCACCACAAAGATTCCAGAGCGAGGCACACCGTTCACCGACCGGATTAGTGTGAATGATACCGGAGCCTCGGGAGAGGTGGTGTTGACTATCAACAACGTGCAGCTGGCAGACGAACTGGAATTCATCTGTCTCGTCAAAAGTCTATCAGAGGCACCTGGGGAGGGACGTACAAAGCTGAAAGTGTTTG AAACACCAGAGCTTCCTACCATTCAGGGTGTGCAAACAGGGATCTCAGTGAACGATGACGGCCTGTCCCCG ATTGCGTCATGCCTTGTCACCAATGGCTTCCCGAAGCCAAACATCACTTGGTACAGAAACCACACGCCACTACGCAATATAGACGATG AGGTGAAAGTCAATCCTAGCAGCACTAGTGAATCCACTGGTCTGTACACAGTCAGCAGTCAGCTAAACATGAAGGTGGTGAAGGCGAACAAAGATGATCAGTTCTACTGTGAGGTCACCTACTTTGTTCCTGGAGGAATCAGGATGACCGAGACCAACCGTATTAACATTACTGTACTCT atCCATCCACGGAAGTAAGTATTTGGGTGGATTCACCAAAGGGCAAAATCAAGGAAGGGGACGTGGTCGAGCTTCACTGCCAAGGCAACGGGAATAGTCCAACGGAAATTATGACAATCAGTCATAACCAG ACTGGTCAGATTTGGGACGGCAAAATGTTGGAGCTGCATAATGTGACCCGTCTACACAATGGACAGTATCAGTGTGGCATAGTAGAGTTGGACACCATGGAGGAGATCCGTGGAGTTACCTCCGTGTTTGTCAACT atctCGATGCTGCTGTGGTGATGCCCAAAGACACTATTCTGGTGACCCAAGGAGAGGAGCTGAAAGCCACCTGCAACGCCCTCTCttctctgcagacagacacaacttGGTTTAAG AACGGAAAGGTGGTTACAAAGGGCCACAGTTTGATGCTGAAGGACGCTACGTTTGACACAGCAGGgacatatatgtgtgtggtgaCTGTTCCTGAGATCGAGGGAATGCAAACCAGTGAGGTACTTCATGTTAAAGTCCAAG GCCCACCAAAGATCATGGAGCAGGAGCACAAAGATTTGGAGGAGAGTGTTGGTAACGCAGTCGATTTGAGCTGCAATGTCAGAGGTTTCCCTGCTCCCAGTGTTACCTGGACCACCTCAGATGGAAAG GTTATCGAGACAGCAACCAAAGAAGAAACCGAGGATGGGGTTCACAGCGTGGTCAGTATCGAGGTCACCTCTGACATCACTGCTTTCTGCAATGCCACCAACGAATACGGCACTGACGCCGTAACCTTCGCCATCAAAGCCA CGATAAACACCACCACACCagccaacaccaccaccaccactactactactagcaCTACCACTCCTATGCCCTCTAGCACAG TCAAAGCCAAAACAGCTATCCCACCAAAGAAAATCAAGCAAG GAGAGGGCAGAGGTGTCATCATTGCAGTCGTCATTATCTGCATCCTGCTGCTGGCCATCTTGGGGAGTACGCTCTACTTCCTGTACAAAAAGGGCAAGATCTGTGGTCGATCCGGCAAGCAGGACCT CACCAAAGAGAAGTCCAGCAAAGATAACATCGTGGTGGAGATGAAGAGCGACAACACAGAGGAAGCCGTGCTGCTCGAGGTCAACGGAGAAAAGCGACCTCCCAGCGACCAG GGCGGTGAGTACCTGGACGTGCAGAAGTGA
- the mcamb gene encoding melanoma cell adhesion molecule b isoform X3 yields the protein MAVRDAASLLVGLLILCHTWGAWANIEVNMEDRVEVFRGDTAQIACMFKSSEGIGAMIIQWFYVTWLGEKQRLYYQDSTTKIPERGTPFTDRISVNDTGASGEVVLTINNVQLADELEFICLVKSLSEAPGEGRTKLKVFETPELPTIQGVQTGISVNDDGLSPIASCLVTNGFPKPNITWYRNHTPLRNIDDEVKVNPSSTSESTGLYTVSSQLNMKVVKANKDDQFYCEVTYFVPGGIRMTETNRINITVLYPSTEVSIWVDSPKGKIKEGDVVELHCQGNGNSPTEIMTISHNQTGQIWDGKMLELHNVTRLHNGQYQCGIVELDTMEEIRGVTSVFVNYLDAAVVMPKDTILVTQGEELKATCNALSSLQTDTTWFKNGKVVTKGHSLMLKDATFDTAGTYMCVVTVPEIEGMQTSEVLHVKVQGPPKIMEQEHKDLEESVGNAVDLSCNVRGFPAPSVTWTTSDGKVIETATKEETEDGVHSVVSIEVTSDITAFCNATNEYGTDAVTFAIKAIKAKTAIPPKKIKQGEGRGVIIAVVIICILLLAILGSTLYFLYKKGKICGRSGKQDLTKEKSSKDNIVVEMKSDNTEEAVLLEVNGEKRPPSDQGGEYLDVQK from the exons CCTGGGCTAATATCGAAGTGAACATGGAAGACAGAGTGGAGGTGTTCAGAGGAGATACGGCTCAGATCGCCTGCATGTTCAAATCATCTGAAGGCATCGGCGCGATGATCATACAGTGGTTCTAT GTGACATGGTTGGGTGAGAAGCAGAGACTCTACTACCAGGACTCCACCACAAAGATTCCAGAGCGAGGCACACCGTTCACCGACCGGATTAGTGTGAATGATACCGGAGCCTCGGGAGAGGTGGTGTTGACTATCAACAACGTGCAGCTGGCAGACGAACTGGAATTCATCTGTCTCGTCAAAAGTCTATCAGAGGCACCTGGGGAGGGACGTACAAAGCTGAAAGTGTTTG AAACACCAGAGCTTCCTACCATTCAGGGTGTGCAAACAGGGATCTCAGTGAACGATGACGGCCTGTCCCCG ATTGCGTCATGCCTTGTCACCAATGGCTTCCCGAAGCCAAACATCACTTGGTACAGAAACCACACGCCACTACGCAATATAGACGATG AGGTGAAAGTCAATCCTAGCAGCACTAGTGAATCCACTGGTCTGTACACAGTCAGCAGTCAGCTAAACATGAAGGTGGTGAAGGCGAACAAAGATGATCAGTTCTACTGTGAGGTCACCTACTTTGTTCCTGGAGGAATCAGGATGACCGAGACCAACCGTATTAACATTACTGTACTCT atCCATCCACGGAAGTAAGTATTTGGGTGGATTCACCAAAGGGCAAAATCAAGGAAGGGGACGTGGTCGAGCTTCACTGCCAAGGCAACGGGAATAGTCCAACGGAAATTATGACAATCAGTCATAACCAG ACTGGTCAGATTTGGGACGGCAAAATGTTGGAGCTGCATAATGTGACCCGTCTACACAATGGACAGTATCAGTGTGGCATAGTAGAGTTGGACACCATGGAGGAGATCCGTGGAGTTACCTCCGTGTTTGTCAACT atctCGATGCTGCTGTGGTGATGCCCAAAGACACTATTCTGGTGACCCAAGGAGAGGAGCTGAAAGCCACCTGCAACGCCCTCTCttctctgcagacagacacaacttGGTTTAAG AACGGAAAGGTGGTTACAAAGGGCCACAGTTTGATGCTGAAGGACGCTACGTTTGACACAGCAGGgacatatatgtgtgtggtgaCTGTTCCTGAGATCGAGGGAATGCAAACCAGTGAGGTACTTCATGTTAAAGTCCAAG GCCCACCAAAGATCATGGAGCAGGAGCACAAAGATTTGGAGGAGAGTGTTGGTAACGCAGTCGATTTGAGCTGCAATGTCAGAGGTTTCCCTGCTCCCAGTGTTACCTGGACCACCTCAGATGGAAAG GTTATCGAGACAGCAACCAAAGAAGAAACCGAGGATGGGGTTCACAGCGTGGTCAGTATCGAGGTCACCTCTGACATCACTGCTTTCTGCAATGCCACCAACGAATACGGCACTGACGCCGTAACCTTCGCCATCAAAGCCA TCAAAGCCAAAACAGCTATCCCACCAAAGAAAATCAAGCAAG GAGAGGGCAGAGGTGTCATCATTGCAGTCGTCATTATCTGCATCCTGCTGCTGGCCATCTTGGGGAGTACGCTCTACTTCCTGTACAAAAAGGGCAAGATCTGTGGTCGATCCGGCAAGCAGGACCT CACCAAAGAGAAGTCCAGCAAAGATAACATCGTGGTGGAGATGAAGAGCGACAACACAGAGGAAGCCGTGCTGCTCGAGGTCAACGGAGAAAAGCGACCTCCCAGCGACCAG GGCGGTGAGTACCTGGACGTGCAGAAGTGA
- the mcamb gene encoding melanoma cell adhesion molecule b isoform X4: MAVRDAASLLVGLLILCHTWGAWANIEVNMEDRVEVFRGDTAQIACMFKSSEGIGAMIIQWFYVTWLGEKQRLYYQDSTTKIPERGTPFTDRISVNDTGASGEVVLTINNVQLADELEFICLVKSLSEAPGEGRTKLKVFETPELPTIQGVQTGISVNDDGLSPIASCLVTNGFPKPNITWYRNHTPLRNIDDEVKVNPSSTSESTGLYTVSSQLNMKVVKANKDDQFYCEVTYFVPGGIRMTETNRINITVLYPSTEVSIWVDSPKGKIKEGDVVELHCQGNGNSPTEIMTISHNQTGQIWDGKMLELHNVTRLHNGQYQCGIVELDTMEEIRGVTSVFVNYLDAAVVMPKDTILVTQGEELKATCNALSSLQTDTTWFKNGKVVTKGHSLMLKDATFDTAGTYMCVVTVPEIEGMQTSEVLHVKVQGPPKIMEQEHKDLEESVGNAVDLSCNVRGFPAPSVTWTTSDGKVIETATKEETEDGVHSVVSIEVTSDITAFCNATNEYGTDAVTFAIKAREGRGVIIAVVIICILLLAILGSTLYFLYKKGKICGRSGKQDLTKEKSSKDNIVVEMKSDNTEEAVLLEVNGEKRPPSDQGGEYLDVQK; the protein is encoded by the exons CCTGGGCTAATATCGAAGTGAACATGGAAGACAGAGTGGAGGTGTTCAGAGGAGATACGGCTCAGATCGCCTGCATGTTCAAATCATCTGAAGGCATCGGCGCGATGATCATACAGTGGTTCTAT GTGACATGGTTGGGTGAGAAGCAGAGACTCTACTACCAGGACTCCACCACAAAGATTCCAGAGCGAGGCACACCGTTCACCGACCGGATTAGTGTGAATGATACCGGAGCCTCGGGAGAGGTGGTGTTGACTATCAACAACGTGCAGCTGGCAGACGAACTGGAATTCATCTGTCTCGTCAAAAGTCTATCAGAGGCACCTGGGGAGGGACGTACAAAGCTGAAAGTGTTTG AAACACCAGAGCTTCCTACCATTCAGGGTGTGCAAACAGGGATCTCAGTGAACGATGACGGCCTGTCCCCG ATTGCGTCATGCCTTGTCACCAATGGCTTCCCGAAGCCAAACATCACTTGGTACAGAAACCACACGCCACTACGCAATATAGACGATG AGGTGAAAGTCAATCCTAGCAGCACTAGTGAATCCACTGGTCTGTACACAGTCAGCAGTCAGCTAAACATGAAGGTGGTGAAGGCGAACAAAGATGATCAGTTCTACTGTGAGGTCACCTACTTTGTTCCTGGAGGAATCAGGATGACCGAGACCAACCGTATTAACATTACTGTACTCT atCCATCCACGGAAGTAAGTATTTGGGTGGATTCACCAAAGGGCAAAATCAAGGAAGGGGACGTGGTCGAGCTTCACTGCCAAGGCAACGGGAATAGTCCAACGGAAATTATGACAATCAGTCATAACCAG ACTGGTCAGATTTGGGACGGCAAAATGTTGGAGCTGCATAATGTGACCCGTCTACACAATGGACAGTATCAGTGTGGCATAGTAGAGTTGGACACCATGGAGGAGATCCGTGGAGTTACCTCCGTGTTTGTCAACT atctCGATGCTGCTGTGGTGATGCCCAAAGACACTATTCTGGTGACCCAAGGAGAGGAGCTGAAAGCCACCTGCAACGCCCTCTCttctctgcagacagacacaacttGGTTTAAG AACGGAAAGGTGGTTACAAAGGGCCACAGTTTGATGCTGAAGGACGCTACGTTTGACACAGCAGGgacatatatgtgtgtggtgaCTGTTCCTGAGATCGAGGGAATGCAAACCAGTGAGGTACTTCATGTTAAAGTCCAAG GCCCACCAAAGATCATGGAGCAGGAGCACAAAGATTTGGAGGAGAGTGTTGGTAACGCAGTCGATTTGAGCTGCAATGTCAGAGGTTTCCCTGCTCCCAGTGTTACCTGGACCACCTCAGATGGAAAG GTTATCGAGACAGCAACCAAAGAAGAAACCGAGGATGGGGTTCACAGCGTGGTCAGTATCGAGGTCACCTCTGACATCACTGCTTTCTGCAATGCCACCAACGAATACGGCACTGACGCCGTAACCTTCGCCATCAAAGCCA GAGAGGGCAGAGGTGTCATCATTGCAGTCGTCATTATCTGCATCCTGCTGCTGGCCATCTTGGGGAGTACGCTCTACTTCCTGTACAAAAAGGGCAAGATCTGTGGTCGATCCGGCAAGCAGGACCT CACCAAAGAGAAGTCCAGCAAAGATAACATCGTGGTGGAGATGAAGAGCGACAACACAGAGGAAGCCGTGCTGCTCGAGGTCAACGGAGAAAAGCGACCTCCCAGCGACCAG GGCGGTGAGTACCTGGACGTGCAGAAGTGA